One Methylosarcina fibrata AML-C10 DNA segment encodes these proteins:
- a CDS encoding helix-turn-helix domain-containing protein has protein sequence MKPTTLAQNAQPLDLSTLPATFLLDDIQAAKILDVTSGTLCVWRSTGRYNLPYVKVGRKVRYRAGDLREFLEDRTRTHTGQ, from the coding sequence ATGAAACCTACGACACTCGCGCAAAACGCGCAACCCTTAGACCTTTCTACCCTTCCGGCGACATTTCTATTAGATGATATACAGGCGGCGAAAATCTTAGATGTTACATCGGGGACGCTGTGCGTTTGGCGTTCCACTGGCCGCTATAACCTTCCCTATGTCAAGGTAGGACGCAAAGTCCGATATCGCGCCGGAGATTTACGGGAATTTCTCGAGGATCGGACGCGGACGCATACCGGACAATAA
- a CDS encoding CHC2 zinc finger domain-containing protein codes for MIEKLITRLDGVKRTGKGQYTARCPAHNDKLPSLTVTERDGKVLFHCFAGCAPADVLAAVGLEFSDLYPERPTYNKGSRRTAAFNPYDVLKCLAREAGIVALAARQIVHKAPLSETDAERVELAYNRLRDASEFMGVRL; via the coding sequence ATGATCGAAAAATTAATCACGCGCCTTGATGGCGTCAAACGAACCGGCAAGGGTCAGTATACCGCCCGATGCCCCGCCCATAATGACAAATTACCTTCGCTCACAGTAACCGAAAGAGACGGGAAAGTATTGTTTCACTGTTTTGCCGGATGTGCTCCGGCTGACGTACTCGCCGCGGTCGGCCTGGAGTTCAGCGACCTTTACCCGGAGCGGCCTACCTACAACAAAGGCAGCCGCCGAACGGCGGCATTCAATCCCTATGATGTTCTGAAATGCCTGGCGCGTGAGGCTGGAATCGTGGCCCTTGCGGCGCGGCAAATTGTCCATAAAGCCCCATTGTCGGAAACCGACGCCGAGCGCGTGGAACTGGCTTACAACCGTTTACGCGATGCGTCCGAATTCATGGGGGTGCGGCTATGA
- a CDS encoding DUF3987 domain-containing protein produces MSDSVSSIEELLNQTQWAGERGESGENPATARVSGGRKKGESGRKLGEFAYQSPEYPADALGPLADLCKVITLNAQLNPATVGQSILSAASLAAQGNCEVETLSGHKPLSIYALSIAESGDGKSTVESIVLCGIKQYEKEMHGAIQARKAEQAXXPLKEQTXEREPYLLASDATVQGIIKGFLTGWPSQGIFTAEGATMLCGWGMAAEQRANTSANLNKLWDGEAVSVQRGMSGRIQLYNRRFCAHWMIQPDVAQEALTDPALSSIGLWPRFMVSWPEPLPPRRYRRYEFWNDPYVKAFWDRCKAMLRAQVITDDGECGEFRTIRLSDEARQLLVETFERMEQARDPANPLHCIKPFAVRLCELACRNAGVLAAYADENIISAERMKNGIALAGYSLDTWRGIFGQREDLTHDRWARELYAWLLKRPNRRASETDILKTATPKHLRNKHKRDTALSILRECSLIQKAVDVVNGEVRIASAEWEVMPNA; encoded by the coding sequence ATGAGCGATTCAGTCTCAAGTATCGAAGAATTGCTTAATCAGACACAGTGGGCGGGCGAAAGGGGCGAATCGGGCGAAAACCCAGCAACGGCGCGGGTTTCAGGCGGGCGAAAAAAGGGCGAATCGGGGCGAAAACTGGGCGAATTCGCCTACCAATCGCCTGAATACCCGGCTGACGCGCTGGGGCCGCTGGCCGATTTGTGTAAAGTGATTACCCTGAACGCCCAGCTCAACCCGGCAACCGTGGGGCAGTCCATCCTGTCGGCGGCATCATTGGCCGCTCAAGGGAACTGCGAAGTGGAGACCTTGTCAGGCCATAAGCCGCTTTCGATTTACGCCCTGTCGATTGCCGAATCCGGCGACGGCAAGTCAACCGTCGAAAGCATCGTGTTGTGCGGTATTAAGCAGTACGAAAAAGAAATGCACGGCGCAATCCAAGCCCGAAAAGCCGAGCAAGCNNNNNAACCCCTGAAGGAACAGACAANCGAGCGGGAACCCTATCTACTCGCTTCCGATGCTACGGTTCAAGGCATCATCAAGGGCTTCCTGACCGGCTGGCCGAGCCAGGGCATCTTCACCGCCGAGGGCGCCACGATGTTATGCGGCTGGGGCATGGCCGCCGAGCAGAGAGCCAACACATCGGCGAATCTGAACAAGCTATGGGATGGGGAAGCGGTGTCGGTTCAGCGCGGCATGAGCGGGCGAATTCAGCTTTATAACCGCCGTTTTTGCGCTCACTGGATGATCCAACCGGATGTCGCACAAGAAGCGTTAACTGACCCGGCTTTATCCAGTATCGGACTCTGGCCGAGGTTCATGGTGAGCTGGCCGGAGCCCTTGCCGCCAAGGAGATACCGCCGTTACGAATTCTGGAATGACCCCTACGTTAAAGCGTTCTGGGACCGGTGCAAGGCCATGCTTCGAGCACAAGTCATTACCGACGACGGCGAATGTGGCGAGTTCCGCACGATCCGCCTGAGCGATGAGGCGCGACAGCTCTTAGTCGAAACGTTCGAGCGGATGGAACAGGCCCGTGACCCGGCAAACCCACTGCATTGCATCAAGCCATTTGCGGTCCGACTGTGTGAGCTGGCTTGCCGGAATGCCGGCGTCCTGGCCGCCTATGCGGATGAGAACATCATCAGCGCCGAACGGATGAAAAACGGAATCGCGCTGGCCGGGTATTCGCTCGACACCTGGCGCGGCATCTTCGGGCAGCGGGAGGATTTGACTCATGATCGATGGGCGCGGGAACTCTATGCCTGGCTGCTAAAGCGGCCGAATCGACGCGCCAGCGAGACCGACATTCTGAAAACGGCGACGCCCAAGCACTTACGGAACAAGCACAAGCGAGATACCGCCTTATCGATCTTGCGTGAGTGCAGCCTGATTCAGAAAGCCGTCGATGTGGTGAACGGAGAAGTCCGAATTGCTTCCGCCGAATGGGAGGTAATGCCCAATGCTTGA
- a CDS encoding HGGxSTG domain-containing protein, producing the protein MSTQEQRKRLKAYYKRSSAAFEEWRERGYQYPPPKSEPLPPDLVGLQCGAKTRAGTPCKLKAIYANGRCKWHGGESTGPKTPEGKRRSAMNGFCPKKKRSHTD; encoded by the coding sequence GTGAGTACGCAGGAACAACGCAAACGCCTTAAAGCCTATTACAAAAGAAGCTCTGCCGCATTCGAGGAATGGCGGGAACGAGGTTATCAATATCCCCCGCCGAAGAGTGAGCCATTGCCGCCCGATTTAGTCGGCTTGCAATGTGGCGCAAAAACCAGAGCCGGGACACCTTGCAAACTCAAAGCCATTTACGCCAATGGCCGGTGCAAATGGCATGGCGGCGAAAGTACGGGCCCCAAGACCCCGGAAGGTAAACGGCGCTCAGCAATGAATGGATTCTGTCCCAAGAAAAAGCGAAGCCATACAGACTGA
- a CDS encoding AAA family ATPase: MSNLLKPSDAAPATRRFKLAVKKAAGRLQDWFVIQSMAVKLTVLAVALLIPATSIYSFMLMQKQAAMAEQIKTMSARGEAGAIDGKQPVVFGTGSVLSFLETNPVERITVVFEPLLWDVSERIILVESQGKLHAYYPSDMEAKIFADKAVTASWGSKLAFIPRGELSPGSLELFELLDQRFASARPQIEKDNWKAGVSGVISGALTLGVLGFLYFQFKSQHKSLTFIEPSQVHGSIDDLVGMDDVKAEVAQIKDHYERRTEYAEYGIFKPFNVMFSGPAGTGKTKLASYLAKELRLPILFHSAANLETGFVAGGSNTLSRIVAMAKRRKRCIVFLDEAQDLFMKRGGRRKFDDDTANTLLSVLDGVRSQNEAEIIWIVASNFNSETMEMDEAMLRRFQMKVDFRMPNRTERLAIFGHYLSQRADKVLPGLDLRHLVEVTEGRSPADLETIVNQAGITAVQTGGMIGADTLMQAAERVLVGNVNTNATKERERDRRIIAVHEWGHFLVDLTHERQLTHDNWEQILDDMKTIKISLKANPRTNALGFVFHKQGINLLKTKGDIEHDVRVLLGGMANEELFFGEEGTTNGAHNDITRVTKLLHHAVGEMGMYRKTRLNFGALSRESPEVDEETRSIMEAQSERLYGETKAVLARLKPLTEHLVEKLLEADEMSLSEALLEIRNFEAACCIGQEFRIEAEVNRA; encoded by the coding sequence ATGTCTAATTTGTTGAAACCCAGCGATGCGGCTCCGGCCACAAGGCGTTTTAAGCTCGCCGTCAAGAAGGCTGCCGGCCGTCTACAGGACTGGTTTGTGATTCAATCAATGGCCGTCAAGCTGACGGTATTGGCCGTTGCCCTACTGATCCCGGCCACCAGCATCTATTCGTTCATGCTCATGCAGAAGCAGGCCGCCATGGCGGAGCAGATCAAGACCATGTCGGCACGCGGGGAGGCAGGGGCAATCGACGGCAAGCAGCCTGTGGTGTTCGGTACCGGTTCGGTATTGAGCTTCCTGGAAACGAACCCGGTCGAGCGCATCACCGTGGTCTTCGAACCGTTGCTGTGGGATGTATCGGAGCGCATCATCCTGGTCGAATCGCAGGGCAAACTGCATGCGTATTACCCAAGCGACATGGAGGCCAAGATCTTCGCCGACAAGGCCGTCACTGCGTCGTGGGGCAGCAAGCTTGCCTTCATCCCGCGCGGAGAGCTCAGTCCCGGCAGCCTTGAATTGTTCGAACTTCTGGACCAGCGCTTTGCCAGTGCCCGCCCGCAGATCGAGAAAGACAACTGGAAGGCCGGCGTCAGCGGCGTGATATCGGGCGCGCTGACGCTCGGCGTGCTGGGCTTCCTGTACTTCCAGTTCAAGAGCCAGCACAAGTCGCTCACGTTCATCGAGCCGTCACAAGTGCACGGCTCCATCGACGACCTGGTGGGCATGGACGACGTCAAGGCCGAGGTGGCGCAGATCAAGGATCACTATGAGCGCCGCACGGAATACGCCGAGTACGGCATATTCAAGCCCTTCAACGTGATGTTCAGCGGCCCGGCGGGTACCGGCAAGACCAAACTGGCCAGCTACCTGGCCAAGGAACTGCGGCTGCCCATCCTGTTCCATTCCGCCGCCAACCTGGAAACGGGCTTCGTAGCCGGCGGTTCGAACACGCTCAGCCGCATCGTGGCCATGGCCAAGCGGCGCAAGCGCTGCATCGTCTTCCTGGACGAGGCACAGGATCTGTTCATGAAGCGCGGCGGCCGCCGCAAATTTGACGACGACACCGCCAACACGTTGCTGTCCGTGCTGGATGGGGTGCGCAGCCAGAACGAAGCCGAGATCATCTGGATCGTGGCCAGCAACTTCAACAGCGAAACCATGGAGATGGACGAGGCCATGCTGCGCCGCTTCCAAATGAAGGTGGATTTCCGCATGCCCAACCGGACAGAGCGGCTGGCTATCTTCGGTCACTATCTGAGCCAGCGAGCCGACAAAGTGCTGCCCGGCCTGGACCTGCGCCATCTGGTGGAGGTGACCGAAGGCCGCAGCCCGGCCGACCTGGAAACCATCGTCAACCAGGCGGGCATCACGGCCGTGCAGACGGGCGGGATGATCGGCGCCGATACCCTGATGCAGGCCGCCGAGCGCGTGCTGGTGGGCAACGTCAACACCAACGCCACGAAGGAACGCGAGCGCGACCGCCGCATCATCGCCGTGCACGAATGGGGCCACTTCCTGGTGGATCTCACGCACGAACGCCAACTGACCCACGACAACTGGGAGCAGATCTTGGACGACATGAAGACCATCAAGATTTCGCTCAAGGCCAACCCGCGCACCAACGCCTTGGGCTTTGTCTTTCACAAGCAGGGAATCAACCTGCTCAAGACCAAGGGCGACATCGAACACGACGTGCGCGTGCTGCTGGGCGGAATGGCCAACGAGGAACTGTTCTTTGGCGAGGAAGGCACGACCAACGGCGCGCACAACGACATCACCCGCGTGACGAAACTGCTGCACCACGCCGTCGGCGAGATGGGCATGTACCGCAAGACCCGCCTTAACTTCGGTGCGCTGTCCCGCGAAAGCCCTGAAGTGGACGAGGAAACGCGGAGCATCATGGAAGCGCAGAGCGAACGTCTGTACGGCGAAACCAAGGCCGTGCTGGCCCGACTGAAGCCGCTGACCGAGCATCTGGTAGAGAAGCTCCTTGAAGCCGATGAAATGAGCCTGAGTGAAGCGCTGCTCGAGATCCGCAACTTCGAGGCGGCCTGTTGTATTGGTCAGGAATTTCGGATTGAGGCTGAGGTCAACAGGGCTTGA